From Triticum aestivum cultivar Chinese Spring chromosome 7B, IWGSC CS RefSeq v2.1, whole genome shotgun sequence:
caccagtgtacTCCTGTCAGCCAACGCAACAATGTGTCGTGCTTCCACCATGGACGAGCCGTCAGACAGGCTGCCAGCAACGAGCTGCTTCGGCGCTGCGTCACACCGTTTGGCCGCCATTGTCGAGGCCTTTCGGCATGGCCACCATATACGCAATGCAAAATAAGACCTAATCCACATGCCTGTCAGAATCGAGAATCACCTTTTTGGGATTGAGAATAGACGGGAAGTGGGATTAGCGTGCTTTGAGATTGTCGAGGCCACCTGGCGCTCATCCAGTAGGGTCTCACGTCCTTGCCTATGAATCATTTAAGCTGCTTGGGAAGTCAGCTTACCTACATGTAAGTGCCTTTCTGTGCAATGTGAGTTACACCCTGTGCCCAATGGCAAAATCCTCACTTCGCGCTGTCAATATCCGCCGTTCTGATTCTTTTCTATTGCCTAATGTCGCTAAATCTAATGGTCTTCTTCAGCTTCTCCGGGTGGATTGCCTATTTCCTATTGATGTTGTTGGCACTCATATCAAGTATACCTGCTCTCCAATAGATGTATTGTTTTATCTCTATAACTGATTATGAATGAAACAGGCAATGTATTACGTGCATGCCTCATGGCTATGTATTTCTATACCGACGGTGTTGCCATGTAGCCAGATTTATGGCATGAGAAGGTAAAACATAGTATTAGTGAAGGATTTACCAGAAACATTGTTACATGAACATTGTCAACTACCAGAAATTATATACATTTATGTATTAATAGGCCATTTTTCTTGGTGCATTTTGATAGTATGTTCTGTTGACATCCATGATGAAACACGATGATACAAAAAATATGTAGATATACTTTTCTTTGAGATTAGGCTGTCACATTAGACAATTTGCCAAGATTGTTGTGTACAAGTGTGGTCAAATTATGTGCAATTAGTCAGTGCTAATTTGTTCGTGAAATTCATATATTGGCATCAGATTATACATGCGTATCAATTTAGCACAAATTTACCAAATGAAGTTTAATAAGATTATGATTATTTTAAGCATTTTCCACAACGCAAACTATTGAAGAATGATTTTGGTTATACTAATATGAGAATGTACAACAACCCTGCGAATTCTGCTgcaaatatatacttatgtacatatAGACTAGAAAAAATTGACGACGACCGACAACTTCGACAATATTAGTAATCAACAAGTTTCTTGCTATATTATATTCGTGAATAAACAGAGCGATACAGAAATCTATGGAGCAGCACTAATTTTTGAGCTTTTGTCGGTTGCTATCATCATCAAAGATGACTTTGGTCACAACATCATTTAATGAGAAGATTGCAACTTTTTGTACATTTAACAATATTGTACACAAGCACGGTATCTTGCATATTTTTAGTGCTAAATTATTCAAGAATTTAATGTTAGCATCAGTTTATATGGTGCATAAATTTTAGAATCGGCTTGACTTGGTGTATTAATTTGTCAAAGAAAAGATGATAATTATCTACTGCCGTTTTTTACAACAACACAAGCTATTGCATGATGATGTTGATTCTACTAAGATGGAACAACCGTAGTAGTACTATAACCGAATGTGAAGCATCTAAGTTACTATATTCTACAGATAAATGAAACATTTACTTCACATGGTACACAAATAAGTATAAAGCCATCCCAGTTGGTTGCAAAATGAAATTAAATATATCACTGCATAACTTTGATCATAGTTCGAAGTTAAAATGATTATTTGATAACTTCAACTACAATTAATTTTTGTGGGCCAAGctgtgcgaatgcacgggttgacgactagtatttCTAAAGAAAATACAGATGTGTGTGCACCTTCCACAAACACATGCATTGCCATATAAAGATACTAAAATATTCAAATGTTTATCATAATGTTTTATTATTTTTCAAAAGGAAAAACAACCATACTATTTTACAGTGGTTTATCTGTTCGAGATCATATCATAAAGTTTCATTCAGTGTCAATACACTGAAAACTTATCAGGTTTTTCGTGTTCTAGATTGCATTATTATGTTTCATAGAGTTTCATCATGTTCTGAAATATTATATTGCATTATTATGTTTCATAGAGTTTCATCATGTTCTGAAATATGAACTTTAAAACCACTCAAAATATATTCAACGGCAGTTTTGTTTCCAAGTCCTAATCGCGAGGAACTCAAATAGCAATTGTgtgattaaaaaaataaaatagattgaagctttgaaattatatgaaaaaatatgaatGGGCGAGGTATTATTGTGCGTCAGGGATATAGAAGAGAGGTTGCTAATGTATGGCATATTTTGTGACTGATTGATGTGACTTGAGTGGGGACCAACATGCATGCATCTTCAATAGAATGCACGGCTGAATCATGTCACAGGTCTCCGGTGCAGGGTAGAATTTCTTTCGTCGGTGGCTTGTCTCTTGTTTTTACATAAGGATCGGATCTATTATGATAAAGATTCACTGGATTCCGTACAAAGCACctctaaaataataataaaatatatcAAGGTCCACAGACCCGAACGACCGTTGCTGCCGCTAGGACGAGACGACGTGTCCCTGTCTTTGCGTCATAGCCAGCCTGACCTTGTCAACGATCTTGTCAACGGGAAGTCTTCATACAAGTGTCCCTAAATATCATCGCCATGTAGCCATCGTTGATTGCCTAGACAAATCTACTTCGCTTGTCTATTAAGGGAGCAAAAAGTTCTCTTTTTATTTAATTTTATAAGGTGGAAGTTTAGGACCAAACCAATTTAATTGTAGTATTTGTTTCGTCTTCACGTGTTCTTAGTAACGAAAATGGAAAGGAAAAAAACGAGATGTTTCTTGAGAAATGCCAGGGGGCTAGAGAATGCAATGTATTCGGGCCGTCTTCTCTCCTTTTGTTATTTACTAGGACAATGTCTGTAGGTTTATTTTTGGGATAAAGGGAGTTTTGTTTCTGTGTAATAGTGTTACAGTCAAGAGGCCACAAATTCTTAGTACAAGGTGGAGCCCAGACCAACCGCACAGTAGTTGTACTCTCGGTACGGCTATATTTGGCCAGCCGATCTGCAACTCGAAGAATTTCTGAGAATAAAACTCCCTAATGCACATTAACTCTTTGATCTACGAAGAATTTTCTGAGGATAAAACTCCCAACCGCACCTTAACTCTTTGATCTACGAAGAATTGTCTAAGGATAAAACTCCCTAATGCACATTAACTCTTTGATCACCCGAGCCAAAGAACCGTACGCAGAAGGTTCCAGTCCACTGTTTGACAAGCAAGATAGTGCTTCCCACGAGTCTGACTGAACGATAACCGGAAGTATAAATAATGCCAGTAGGTTACAATGAATATAAATAATCTATTATGATAGACCATGATTTACCTGTCTATAATACAACTGTTTTCTTAGGGGAGGCTATTAATACAATTGTGTAAATAAATTTTTGGGTTATAAATAATCCATTACGTTAAATTGTGATTTGCCTATATATATTAAGACAATTATGtaataaatgtttatcaaatcTTCTTCGTGATTTACCTTATTTTGATAAGAAGTTTTGTAAGTAAACTAAAATTAAATTGGTTCAGAAGataaataaaattaaaatgattaaTTATCATACGGGGAGGTTAGACGAAGGGGtcaggaaaagaaaaatgaaacatTGACACctttagatagatagatatagatataagtataatatagatagatagatatagattaTACCAGGCCATCTGTCGGGTCGGGCCTACCAAAGCCCGATGCAAAAaaacctaggcccgagcccggcccatcaGTCAAAAAGCCCGGCGGGTCTCAGGCCACGggtcgggcctcttccttaaacgaTGAATATgtcaggcccgagcccggcctggCCTGACTGTCGGGCCTAAAAATCAAGCCCAAGCCCAGCCCGTGGGCAAGGTCGGGTCGGGCCGTCAGGGCCGGGTTGCCCATGGCCAAGTataatatagatatagatatagtatagtagatagatagatagatagatagatagatagatagatagagactatgGACTATGGACTTTTTCCCTTCTAGTCAAGGATTTTTTACGGCTTTCTAGCTAGGGCTTGAGAAGCTCCCAAGGAACGCAGGACCTATATCTATATCTCACTTATAACGAGATGGTAGCTCCCCTCATCAGCAGCAGCAGAGAGCTCTGATTTGACACTCGggtgaagcaagagagcaagtGCAGAAGAGAGATGGGGTCCCCTCGCCGCATGTCCGTCGCGCCCACCGCCCTCCTCATCCTACTCCTCCTCGTCGCCACGGGTACATCCGGCGAGCTTCCTCCCTTCCATCAATCGAGCAACTATAAACTGTAATTAATCACCGGCGCTTAATTGCTTTGTGTGGTGGTTGCATTGCAGAGATGGGGACGATGAAGGTGGTGGAGGCCCGGACGTGCCAGTCGAGGAGCCACAAATTCAAGGGCGGCTGCTTCAGCGACAGCAATTGCGCCAACGTGTGCCACACCGAGAACTTCCCCCGCGGGACCATGGCGTTGGCGCTGGCGTTGCTGCCCATCATTGAAACGCCAAGGGACCATGGCGTTGCTCCCCTTAACAAATAAGTGACAATAAAAGAACTTGCTCCAAACGCCACACACTTTGGCGTTTCACACTTGGGAACAAACGCCACACATGCTGGCGTTCCCAGCAACGCCACAAGGGCTGGCGTTTCTACATTGAAACCTAGCTATTTGACCAGGCCAGCAACGCTGCCTAGTTCGGCGTTTTTAAATAGAGCAGAAACGCCACGGCTAGCGGCGTTACCAAAAGGGTTAGATCGTGAAATAGTTTTCGAAGGAGTTCATTTTGTGCCAAGATTTGCTAAgaaggtcaaaacagtgaaaaaGCCCCATTACGTCGAGCCCAAGTGCTACTGCGAGCGGGATTGTTGACCTTAGGATGACCAGAAATAAAGAAGCTCCATCGGTgttgcatcttcatcttcatgcATGCATACATGCATGTTGTTTAGGTGAAGATCGGGCCTGGCTCCGGCGTGTTTGCGGCTTCAATTAGTTTGTGAGGTTAATTATACTAATAACGATGCAAGCCACTGATGCATGTGGCTTATATGTGTTGTGATGTGTTGTTTCTATGTGTTGTTGTGTTGGATTCAGTCAATCTGCAGATAGTTGGTTTGTCTTTTTTTTTCAAAAGGATCAGATCTGTTACGATATAGATTCACCGGATTCCGTACAAAGCAACCCTGAAATAATTAAAAAAACATCAAAGTCCATGGACCATCAAATCGAACGACCGTTGCTACTGCTAGAATGAGACAACGACGTGTCGCTGTTGTAACCGGCCTGACCTTGTCGGGAAGTCTTCAGTGACAAATTTACTCCGCTTGTCTATTAAGCGGAGCAAAAATATTCTTATTTTCtttttgtcgggggttgggtgcgacatatgccaaaggatggcttatcatggtgggggcgagtagaacgtcgccggtgcctggaaacgggatgaggcgcagacatgcacgccggcgaatcttacccagcttcggggctctccggggagataacaccctactgctgctctgcggggtctccgcatggtgactatggcaaagtggctacaatggcgctcctagagctgtttccggAGGCAGGAGGGAGCTCAGCTGGCTCTCTCTTCCCTGGTCTATGTATCTAACTCTATCAAaggccgaaccctttgcatgggtgtcccggggggtttatataggcctaccccccgggggtacaatagtaatctgacTGGGTGTGGCCCCCAGCCGTCGGTCTCTCATgtcgccgtccttcccgccggcttctggggcccgccaactggtgggtcccgcggactGGCCGAACACTGTGCGgcgctcctgatgacgcaggcttggtcatggggtcgtggcaacagtgccgccgtctgtcaggcgatcactgtcgccactccccatccAATCTGGTTTATAGCTTGTGGGGCCCTGGCGGGGAGACGGC
This genomic window contains:
- the LOC123156062 gene encoding defensin Tm-AMP-D1.2-like, with product MGSPRRMSVAPTALLILLLLVATEMGTMKVVEARTCQSRSHKFKGGCFSDSNCANVCHTENFPRGTMPHYVEPKCYCERDC